From a single Tachypleus tridentatus isolate NWPU-2018 chromosome 6, ASM421037v1, whole genome shotgun sequence genomic region:
- the LOC143253560 gene encoding beta carbonic anhydrase 1-like isoform X1: MGLETILRGIVKYRKSSCHSSMLQKFQHIKEVYNSSPRPSAIFVTCMDSRISPSQFTQTEVGDMFVVRNAGNLVPSSSHQSKNNFSSEPAAMELACVLTNVRHVVICGHSDCKAMNRLYRMYEEETLVKPKGLLDGWLCQHGEDSLQRYIELEKNSFKKPLEFFDKNTRKKFRAFIDPDDRFRLADKLSQVNCLQQLENVTSHAFLTPLLLQDKIRLHAIWFDVNTGEVHFFSKKMEQFVEINDHSVEGLLEESDQNIFSGPNM; this comes from the exons TCAGCACATAAAAGAAGTGTATAATTCATCCCCACGT CCTTCAGCAATATTTGTCACCTGTATGGACAGTCGAATATCACCTTCTCAGTTCACACAAACAGAGGTCGGAGACATGTTTGTTGTTCGAAATGCAGGAAATCTGGTTCCCAGTTCCAGTCATCAATCAAAAAACAACTTCAGCAGTGAACCTGCAGCAATGGAACTAGCCTGTGTCTTGACTAATGTTAGACACGTTGTGATATGCGGTCATTCTGATTGTAAG GCAATGAATAGGTTGTACAGAATGTATGAAGAGGAGACACTTGTGAAGCCCAAAGGTTTACTAGATGGATGGCTGTGTCAGCATGGAGAGGATTCATTACAGAGGTATATAGAGCTGGAgaagaacagttttaaaaaacCTTTAGAATTTTTTGACAAAAATACAAGAAAGAAATTTAGAGCATTCATTGATCCAGACGACAGGTTTCGTCTTGCTGACAAGTTATCTCAG GTAAATTGTTTACAGCAACTTGAAAATGTCACTTCACATGCATTTCTGACACCATTACTGCTACAAGACAAGATAAGGCTTCACGCAATTTGGTTTGATGTAAACACAGGTGAAGTGCACTTCTTTAGCAAAAAAATGGAGCAGTTTGTAGAAATTAATGACCACAGTGTGGAAGGATTATTGGAGGAGAGtgaccaaaatattttttctggtCCAAATATGTAA
- the LOC143253560 gene encoding beta carbonic anhydrase 1-like isoform X2 has protein sequence MDSRISPSQFTQTEVGDMFVVRNAGNLVPSSSHQSKNNFSSEPAAMELACVLTNVRHVVICGHSDCKAMNRLYRMYEEETLVKPKGLLDGWLCQHGEDSLQRYIELEKNSFKKPLEFFDKNTRKKFRAFIDPDDRFRLADKLSQVNCLQQLENVTSHAFLTPLLLQDKIRLHAIWFDVNTGEVHFFSKKMEQFVEINDHSVEGLLEESDQNIFSGPNM, from the exons ATGGACAGTCGAATATCACCTTCTCAGTTCACACAAACAGAGGTCGGAGACATGTTTGTTGTTCGAAATGCAGGAAATCTGGTTCCCAGTTCCAGTCATCAATCAAAAAACAACTTCAGCAGTGAACCTGCAGCAATGGAACTAGCCTGTGTCTTGACTAATGTTAGACACGTTGTGATATGCGGTCATTCTGATTGTAAG GCAATGAATAGGTTGTACAGAATGTATGAAGAGGAGACACTTGTGAAGCCCAAAGGTTTACTAGATGGATGGCTGTGTCAGCATGGAGAGGATTCATTACAGAGGTATATAGAGCTGGAgaagaacagttttaaaaaacCTTTAGAATTTTTTGACAAAAATACAAGAAAGAAATTTAGAGCATTCATTGATCCAGACGACAGGTTTCGTCTTGCTGACAAGTTATCTCAG GTAAATTGTTTACAGCAACTTGAAAATGTCACTTCACATGCATTTCTGACACCATTACTGCTACAAGACAAGATAAGGCTTCACGCAATTTGGTTTGATGTAAACACAGGTGAAGTGCACTTCTTTAGCAAAAAAATGGAGCAGTTTGTAGAAATTAATGACCACAGTGTGGAAGGATTATTGGAGGAGAGtgaccaaaatattttttctggtCCAAATATGTAA